A section of the Corynebacterium tuberculostearicum genome encodes:
- a CDS encoding bifunctional RNase H/acid phosphatase, which translates to MKVIIYADGGSRGNPGVAGSGTVIYDASGQRILREIVYVVGTKSTNNVAEYNGLLRGLEAAAEMGATEVEFHMDSKLVVEQINGRWKIKHPDMQKLALRAREYINGFSTFSLDWVPRAKNKVADALSNDAMDAAAAGHPEGIVAGEEDAEPAPAGEQDTTAPHPTDWLGDRGPTTRFILLRHGQTEMSAAKQYSGRANPGLTELGQKQALAAAQALADADFDAIVCSPLRRCQETAAAVANGRDIEVETVDGLIEVDFGAWEGKTAAEAHQRDPELHEEWLHDASVACPGGESLQAVNRRVRTTRKELQERFAGKTVLVVSHVNPIKSFIRQALDAGPATFGHLFLDLAAISRVEFWEGGSMVHGFNDVGHLAGLR; encoded by the coding sequence ATGAAGGTCATCATCTACGCCGATGGCGGCTCCCGCGGCAACCCCGGAGTAGCCGGTTCCGGCACCGTTATCTATGACGCCAGCGGCCAGCGCATCCTGCGCGAAATTGTCTACGTGGTAGGTACCAAGTCCACCAATAACGTCGCTGAGTACAACGGCCTGCTGCGCGGCCTTGAAGCCGCCGCCGAGATGGGCGCTACCGAGGTGGAATTCCACATGGATTCCAAGCTGGTGGTGGAACAAATCAACGGCCGCTGGAAGATCAAGCACCCCGATATGCAAAAGCTGGCCCTGCGCGCCCGCGAGTATATCAACGGTTTTTCTACTTTCAGCCTGGACTGGGTGCCGCGCGCCAAAAACAAGGTGGCAGACGCCCTGTCCAATGACGCCATGGATGCCGCGGCCGCCGGGCACCCGGAAGGCATCGTGGCCGGTGAAGAAGACGCCGAGCCAGCACCGGCCGGTGAGCAGGACACCACCGCGCCGCACCCCACCGATTGGCTGGGGGACCGTGGACCTACCACCCGCTTTATCTTGCTTCGCCACGGGCAGACGGAGATGTCGGCCGCCAAGCAGTACTCCGGCCGCGCCAATCCGGGCCTTACGGAGCTGGGCCAAAAGCAGGCGCTCGCCGCCGCGCAGGCGCTTGCCGACGCCGACTTTGATGCCATCGTCTGCTCGCCCCTGCGCCGCTGCCAAGAGACCGCGGCGGCCGTGGCCAATGGCCGTGATATCGAGGTAGAGACGGTCGACGGCCTCATCGAGGTGGACTTCGGTGCGTGGGAAGGAAAAACCGCGGCCGAGGCCCACCAGCGCGATCCGGAACTCCACGAGGAATGGCTGCACGATGCGAGCGTCGCCTGTCCGGGCGGCGAATCGCTGCAGGCGGTCAACCGCCGCGTGCGCACCACCCGCAAGGAGCTCCAAGAGCGCTTCGCAGGAAAGACCGTGCTGGTGGTCAGCCACGTCAACCCGATTAAGTCCTTCATCCGCCAGGCCCTCGATGCCGGCCCTGCCACCTTTGGGCATCTCTTCTTAGACCTGGCTGCCATTTCGCGGGTGGAATTCTGGGAAGGCGGCTCTATGGTGCACGGATTTAACGATGTGGGCCACCTGGCGGGCCTGCGCTAG